One Helianthus annuus cultivar XRQ/B chromosome 7, HanXRQr2.0-SUNRISE, whole genome shotgun sequence genomic region harbors:
- the LOC118480188 gene encoding uncharacterized protein LOC118480188 gives MELAHQAYWAITTVNADYNEARKMRKLQLCEIEELRDEAYEYASAYKDKLKKVHDAKLRKKTFEVGQKVWLYNSTLKMFAGKLKSKWMGPYVVRQVGRFGDVDIQDEQTLKQQTVNGHRLKPYLEGNDINNLELDKVGYILRQVDEEQP, from the coding sequence ATGGAATTAGCGCATCAGGCTTATTGGGCGATCACTACGGTTAACGCGGACTACAACGAAGCGAGGAAGATGAGGAAGTTACAATTGTGTGAAATTGAAGAGCTTAGAGACGAGGCGTATGAATATGCATCAGCGTATAAAGACAAACTCAAGAAGGTACACGATGCGAAGTTGAGAAAGAAAacctttgaagtgggtcaaaaggtttggctgTACAACTCAACACTCAAGATGTTTGCGGGCAAgcttaaaagtaaatggatgggcccgtatgttgTTCGGCAAGTTGGAAGGTTTGGCGATGTAGACATTCAAGACGAGCAAACGCtaaaacaacaaacggtgaatggTCACCGGTTGAAACCGTACTTGGAGGGTAATGACAtaaacaacttggagcttgacaaagtgGGCTATATTCTACGCCAAGTtgatgaggaacaaccatga